CATACCCAACTCCTTTCTCTTATCCGCCGAGAGTTCCGAGTCACAACCACCCGAGTCACTGCCACATTCGTCTTCATCAGCCCAGTCGCCATCGTCATCATTTCTCTCCAAAGCAATGCCATCAAACGGATTGGTCATAGACAACAGAATAAATACCATGACTGCGAAGGCATAGCTGTCAGATAACTGACTTGCATTACCTATCTCCTGAACTACTTCTGGCGCTCCATATCCAGGGGTAAAATAGTTGGTGCCTTTTGTTCCTTCATAACGAAGGTTATCAGCATCGATCATCCATACCTCTGAGCGCTCAACAGTATCTGAGATGAAGACGTTTCCCGGAGATAGATCCACATAGACAAAACCGTGTGCGTGCAACCTCGCAAGTATCGACGCGCATTTTGTTAAGGCCGTTAGTCTTCTCCGTAGGCCCCCACTCTTGAGGTAATAAATGATTTCTAAACTGAAGTAATTTCCCTTTCCCTTGTTAATTTCATCTTCTTGCTCAAACAACTTAGATAACCAGTCAGGTATTTCCCGCTCTTTGTACATAGCCTTCGCTTGAGCTTTTTTTAGAAAGAACTGCTCCCCAAACTCAACCATCCCCCCGACAAGTGGCATTATGTAACCTGCAGTATCTGACAAGCTCGCTGCTGGTAACGCCAGTGGAATATCTTCTGGGATAGGCAACAAGCTCAAACCTAGGTATTTTCTTTTGTGCCTTTCTATTTCATTAGGATCCGTCAGCATCTTCCTTGTCGCAGCATCAGCCAACGGTAGCTTAACCAACAGCTCAGGGTCATTAGTTTTACACACTACACCCTGACCACCACTAGTTAATATTCCGGTAAGCTCATGACGATGGAAATGCTCATCATCCACATCGAACGGAAAGTCAGATTCCAACAACGTATCTTTTATTTTCATAGCGCTCCCAGCTACTCCCAATCATCATCGTCATTCTGCGTTTGAGGAGACAGATCTTTTTCCATCTCACAATTAGTACTAATCTTGCGCGGTAGAGAATTACCCTCTGACTTATAAAGTAAGATCTGTAAAAGGGCTGGTAGGTTTTCACTTTTCACCACATTAAAATATTCGCCTGTATACCTTTCAAGGGAAGGGCTATCCGGTCCAACAGCAACCAAATTGAAGTCAATAGCATTCTTATTTGCTGCTTCTGACACTTGATCATCCAAGCAGAAACCGTCACTAAAAAGCAGTACTTTGCTTTTACTTGGCAACACCTTCAAGAAATCAGATAGACTCTTACTTTCTGCTCCACCTTCAAAAGAAATAGAACACTGCCTACTATCGATACCGTTTTCCAACGGCTTGACCTCATCTCTAAATAGGAAAAAGTTCACTTCAATGCTCTCAGAAATTTGAGCGGCATTTTGTTCAATATACTGGAGCACAAAGCGCGCCAGATTGATCTGCAAAGGCCCCTTTCCAAACACCGACATACTTCCTGAACCATCAAGTACTACATTCAGAATCGAAACATGGTTATTGATTTGCTCTAATCTCACTTAACTTATATCCCTTAGCTAGGCTGAGTTTTTCTTGGCATCAACAAAAAACTGCTCAACTTCTTGAGCTGTCATAGATTCTCCAAGGTAGCTTTCAAGTACATCATAGATTTTTTCGTGTTCACTAAATGGAAGTTTTCCTTTATTGAAGTCTTCCAGCTTAGGAACTACTTTCTCGGACTCAAATGTGTCCAAGAGAGGCTTGAACTGTTCAGGTTGAAGATTCATATTTACACCTGATAACCAGAACGAATCCGGGATTTCGACTTGATACTTGTCACTAATACCTTTCATTGCTACAGCAGTACCAAGAGCGCCGTACTTCAACTTATCTTCATCACGAAGAGAAGGGTTTGGCTTAAGTTCGATATCATTCCGAAGATGATCAATATACTCCTTATATGAATCAAAGTTATCTGACTTAACTCCGTTCATTGAAGCTTGTTCAGCTCGCATACCCAGGTCGTACAAATCATCTTCTTTGTGATCCTCTGTAAAAATCCCCCAGGCTTTAGCCACAAGGTCTACAGCTGTAAACACTTTTTCTGCAATCGGCAAACCAACCTGAATTGCATTAATAATGACTTTTCCTGCACTCACTAAACCAGCACCTAAAGTCGAGCATACAGTGCTAACAGCAGCACAAGCTGAACCAATAAGGGATATACCCACAGACACAATTCCAAACATTACATTTTTCTCCTATCTGAACTATCTAGGCCCATACGCCCAACTTTTATATCCTCTCCACTGATCAGGCAATTTATCGCCTTGTCTACTCTTAACCGCCAATCTTTTACTGACCTATAACCAACAGGTGGGTAAACATGATAGAGAAGGTGATCAATAACTATTTCCGTGTTTATCGTAGATTCAAAAGCCTTTTTTATAGACTGAACTACTTTTTCTTTACTTGTGTCACTTTGTTCAACCAAGAATTGTTCCCAGCAGAAAAACAGATCCGTCTCCTGAGAGAATTTAAGTAAATCGCTAACCTGTTGTTTTGTACTAATCGAACTTAGCCCAGAATGGCTTAACATTGGCAGTAGCCTTCGGCTGGTAGGCAATTGGCAGAACTCGATAAACCTTTCCCTAATCACTTTTTCAACTTCATTTAGTGGAAGGTCCGCTTGAGTTACCAACGCCGGGTCTACCTTAACTTGAACCTGTACGGCCTTCTGCCACCCCTGGCTAAACACAACGCAATGCCCTACATCCAACCTTGAAAGATACGTCTTCTGATCTTTTTCAAGAGCTATTGTGTTACCAATTGCATCCTTATCGTCTTGGGCAAACAACTTATGAACTATCTTTGTATTTGTGCTCTTCAACACTTCCGGCGTTAGCTTGCTCGGTATCTGATCAACAATTATCAATCCCTCTCCGTACTTTCTGATTTCAGCCAGCATGTCAGCAAACATTTCCACTGCCTGCTTTTTATTATTGCTTTCTGAAGGATCTGGATGAGCAAGCAAGCGATGAGCTTCCTCAATAAGAGTCAAGTGCCTAAAGTCGGGGTTTACCCTATGCTCATTCTTCAAGGCTTGAACCATATTGGTCATGATAAAAGCCATAATCAGAGACTTCTCTGCTCCATTGCGGATCTCTTCAAGCTCAATAACCACTCTTCGTTTTAATAGTGCCGCAAAATCGATAGAACGCAGGGTATTGAATATTTGCTTCTTAGAGCCAACCAACAAACCCTGCAAGCGGGCTTTGATGGAGCCTATATAATCATCCCGCAATCTTGCATCAAAGCCTTGCTCTTCAACAACTTCCTTACTAGCTTCCAACAAGTCCTGCATGATTGGGAATGGATAGACATTTTCAGCAAAAGGGTCTGGGAACTCTGGATGCCGGGAAGTAGTCAAATTCCAACCCATTTTTTCGTAGCAGCGATAGATTGCAGCTTCTAGAACTTGTGGTATGGCCGCCTCCATATCGAAAGAAGCAGCAA
This portion of the Vibrio sp. VB16 genome encodes:
- a CDS encoding protein kinase domain-containing protein — translated: MKIKDTLLESDFPFDVDDEHFHRHELTGILTSGGQGVVCKTNDPELLVKLPLADAATRKMLTDPNEIERHKRKYLGLSLLPIPEDIPLALPAASLSDTAGYIMPLVGGMVEFGEQFFLKKAQAKAMYKEREIPDWLSKLFEQEDEINKGKGNYFSLEIIYYLKSGGLRRRLTALTKCASILARLHAHGFVYVDLSPGNVFISDTVERSEVWMIDADNLRYEGTKGTNYFTPGYGAPEVVQEIGNASQLSDSYAFAVMVFILLSMTNPFDGIALERNDDDGDWADEDECGSDSGGCDSELSADKRKELGMLPFVDDINDNSNEAPNRGLPRQLVLTEQLKVCCQKTLGEGRTEPRKRTHMYLWSTALAQAEDVTIACQSCGMTYYAHETECPYCQDTLPSYVKMTAYSNQSKQTVVWEWAKEVSEDKVLMVPQRLGLPFSLKDNAKNFIEIQKHKQQFVLKCLDESLSVHWATSSENEGEFRRLAGDLMFTPEIGNEGLYLYIESANPRLIHLQLRGERA